The genomic window GTAAAGGTGCCTTTACAAGTGCTGGAAGCAGCACAATATTATGACTGCTAGAGGTGTGCGCATGAGCGACGCAAGGAGACGCACCTTGCTACTGACGTGTGAGGATCGTATGCGGATACATGGCTGCTTATTGGTAGAGTATGAGATCTCTTATTGGAACATCAAGGACACATCCATCCCCATTACGTTATGCGCACGCACCCATGCACGCACCCATGCACGCAcccttgcacacacacacacacacacacacacacacacacacacacacacacacacacacacgcacgcacgcacacgcaaacacgcacacgcacgcatgcacacgcaaacacgcgcacacacaaacacacacacacacacacaccttaccTGGTTCAAATAATGCGTGTATCCAGGAGAACATGCAGGCTAAACGTTGGAACAGTTCATGTCACTATAGTTATTATTTTGACAAGTAGAATTGTTTTCGTAAGGGCAGTATGACACAAACATTAAGGCCACAACTACTGTCTTAATGGACACAAGCTCACTTGTCAAAACGCTGACTGCACATTTTTCAACCTTAAGTTTTGTCTGCTCAACCCAGAAAGCGGGGGTACTATGGTAAGTTCTAAGGATTCACAAGTACTAATAAGAGCTGCGTGGACTATATAACTAACAAAGTTAGCGAATTGGCAATGCAAAATTCAGTCGCCTTAAACTTGCATACCTCAGAGGGCGCCTCACTGTGGCCCCAGAACAAGCTCTAGTGAGAGGCTGGCAGTTGTGTGCTCAACAAAGATCATTAGGCCACCAGAATTTTTTCAATAGATTCGTTACGAGCTGACAGAGAAtgttgaagcggcgcgaaaccaTGGTGTTGGGGGGTGAGCTCAAAACCTTTGGCACTCACTCCGCGTAGCCTTCGGAGGTCAAATAtttccctaccctctccggcatcacAGCAAACggtcacgtgcgcatgatgtTTCCAATCGAGCCCAACCCTCGAGCACGCGAGCAGTGTTTCTTTGTTGaccagtgttgttttgttgtctactgcctgtttttgtGGCATGTATGCCTCCGTGCATGCTCGTTTCGACGTATACGCGGTGAATTAGAGGAACGCATTGAGGGTTCGAAAGCGCAGAACCATTATTTCGTATCGAGGGCTGACGTCTACCTGATGCATTAACTCcggtgagtaagtgagtgagtgagaactttattatggtccagtgcagcCGATGGGGTCGCCATGCACCTCACGGCTACACTCACGTGGAGACGAGtaggtctagcctgacggccctgtcaATGGGCACACTGGAtggccaggatttggtcctgaagttaTGGGCAGCGCAGAAGTGCATCCCACTCGGCTTTGCTAAAAGTCGGTCCAAGCGACCCGtcctcccagagcatgtgtgctaatgtaATGGTCTGCCCACAAGCGGCGCAGTTTGCGTCGGAGAACTTGTGAGGATAAACTGCATCTAGGTATGCTAACAACGGGTACGAATGGGCACGAACGCATGCACATTAGTCATTGTAATTCACAAGAAAAATTAAAAAGCACGCGCGTTCCTATTTTGTTTCCCAATATATAAAGTTAATTTTTTTcatctattcaagcaacaaattgcATGAACTACACATGTGATGTGAAATAATTTTCGCTGTGTAACCTGCTACTGCTgggcccgccacggtggtctagtggctgaggtactcgactgctgacccgcaggtagcgggatccaatcctggctgcggcggctgcatttctgatggaggcggaaatgttgtaggcccgtgtgttcatatttgggtgcacgttaaagaacccctgatgGTCCAAATTTCTcctgccctccactacagcgtctcttataaacatatggtggttttgggacgttgaaccccacatatcaatcaacgtgcTACTGCTGGCCACGTCAGAGCACAGTAGACTGACGTAACATCACTGCTGTCTACGTACAACGATTCCTACGGCTAAGCCATGCCCTCATTAGACatatttagttgcgcgtccacagCATCCTGCTAGCCATTTTCAATTACAGACCAGGTCTGTACTGCTGcccacgtgcacctaaatctgtcTATTCTGTGGGAGTGCGCCCGCAAAAGGAAGGGCAAGTGGCGTTCATCTTGAATTTGGCCCATTTCCGCGGTGCGTAGCACTGCAAAATTTTGCAGACGTGATCGTTAACGTATCATGTATGCATTGAACTCGTCAGCTTAACATAGTCGTACTTGGTGAGTGACCCTAAAACAACCAAGCATATAAGAACGTTGTTACATTAGGTACTCATTTCGTCCAATCCAATCATTTCTTCTGCATGCCCTTACGTTCAGCCCTCTGTGTCTCAttaaattattattttttactttttAAACATAAATATGTCGGCCAGTAACAGCGGCTTGCCAGACCATGGTAAGAAACCTTGATGTAAAGCCGCTAAATATGTTATGCTATAGCCTTTTAAAAGGAAAACTTTACTCGTCTACTCGACTGAGTTCCCCTGTGCATCTCCATGTGACCTTGAAACAAGGAGGGGAAATATCGTGATAATACACGCAGAATTTGATTGTTGAGTTGCAGTTGTACGTGAGACTGCAGCGAAAGAGTTCGTCGGCTGGTGTATCTACCTCTTTGAATATCCTTCCACATCGTTCGAGGTGAACATGGAAGTAGCATGGTCACAACTTTCCTTACAGAGCTAAATTGCGTGCACCCTGCCGCCAGTGCATGTAGTTGCACATTAGCGCCCGTATTATCAACGTGAAATATGAAAGTTTCTCCTCTATTTTCTCCGTGGAGCTATTTTAGACAAGATTCAGCTCACACGAGTAAGATattcacttttaggggcgaagctgcacctgtagtgtgtaacaagtgttacatttgacctgcaaggtggtgccggtgggagatttctcctgtgctttgttgaacaattagaagttcgtggcgtgcgcgttaactaaaatacgaatgctcctgtctctcattccccattagcagccattggcatgttcagtaaggaacgttagtagaagtagtagtgttaaaagccgacttctgctgtctctcatttgcagtagcagccattgtttacctccaaggtagtgcctggtgaaaTTTTCCTGTGCGTgtataaacaacaaaaaatttttgtccaaaacgccgttgattgacgaaataaaccaacgaaagacgtcagatgttttctaaacacaaaacgaaaagacgccagatgtttctaaagcaaaacaaaaagaagacgcaagctgcttaacgaaagacgccaggtgttttttatcgggtgaattaacggaagaaaatttcgcagtattacttccaggagcttcacccaatctcatcatcattcacctcgtggatctgccgtcaattttttttaatttattcgtGTTGACTTCACCTTTTTGAACGCGTGAGACATTTCCACCTTTTTACGTGTACCTCTAACGCTGAGTGGCCTATTCGTATGCATCTGCATAAAAAGCTCATTGTGTGCTCCCGTCCTTCCTACAGCATTTCAAGACGCATGCCCAGGGACTACTTCACGTAATGTGACATTTGCACAAGCTCTGCCTCCTGATGGTGCATCCCCGTCTTTCCCAATGCGTTACGAGACACGCGCCCAATAGGACTACTTCGCGTAATGTGGCGTTTGCAGaagctccacccccccccccccccccccagcttgtTCGTCAGTGCCAAAAAAAGTTGTCAAGGGCACTTTACAGAGGAACACGTCAGTGCGAGCGTCTGTTGGTAGTTTAGCTGCCTGGCGTGTTTCACGTCAGCAGCAGCGACAGTCACACAATGTAACAAAACAATGGTAATGAGTGCACGTAGTATGTTTGCTGGCAAACGGCGTTTCGGCTACGACGACAAACACGTGTAGCCAAGTAAGCAAGTTGGTGATTGCACAACTGTGCCTAGTCGAGCTTAATCATACACATTTCTTGTTTCTGAATTGTCGATGCACCTACACTTTCACGGCCATCATGTCAAAACTACATTGATTTTACGCAGTAACGTTCGCAAATGATATTTGTCATTTTATGGAAATAACCACCGTTATATTTCACGTGTTTTGGACTTAGCGCTGCATGGCAATCGTCTTTTTTGCGCCTTTAGACTTCAACAATATTAACAGGTATTGTTGTGCTCACCTGACTTATGTTAGCAAAAAACTTGAAGCGCCTCCACAGGTTTAAGAAGAGTGGACTTGTCAGACTCACGTTGTTTCCGCATGCTTTGACTCCACCTTTAGAACGCAAAAGAAATTGTACTGTTGAACACAGACGACACACGTACAAGGTATAATCTCAAAGTGAACCCACACTATTGATTCTGTTCATGCCAATAACTTCCTCGGTGAAGATGAGAAATGTTTAGTGGGCATAATATAGCCTGACCTGATCAAGCTGCGCAGTAGAAGTCCTTCTCGTACCAGATGAGAAGTGCGGTATCAGAAAATTTGGCAGTGAGATCTACAGTCAAGCCAGTTTGGAGGAAGAGTATGAAAGAATGCTTAACGTAATAAGCGTGTAGTCGGTTGTGCGGTATAAAAATAGTAAAGAAAGGCATGGCTGATCCCTTTGTAATAGAGATTGGTAGAATACAAAAGGGAagcgtgtcttcacagaggtagttgagcgtttattgtgcattcaTTTGACACAAGGCCGAATGAGTGAAAGATACTGCTACAGAATGTAACGTTACGCGAACAACCCGAAACTTAAAACGTGCACCTCATGCAGAAAAAACCCACAAAATGAGCATACACTGGTAGATCGCAGACTAACAAGTGCCACAGCAAGGGAGCAGTGTCCCTCTGTGCCTCCAGAAGCACGGAGGCGCgaacatgaaggctccctagacACGGCTCCACACGCAAAGCGCGCTGCCTAAACACAATGAAACAAGCACAAATCGACCGCTCCAGTGTACCTAAGACGAGCAAGACAACTGTCAGAATCGTTACTTGGTGTGTGAGCAGTGCGCTTCtttcgaaaatgcggccgctgcagcgagcgaagtgaccttcatgcACTGTAActtgaaagtgaatttccagaggAACACGCGTGCTCAAATTTAGGAGCATGTTTAAGAAgtccagctggtcgaaatttccggagccctccactacggtgtttcttcCAATCATATAAAGCTTTTGGGACGTTttacccaacatatcaatcaatcaaacttcaaGTGAAAGCACAAGGCGTACAAAGCACCCCAACTACGAGATAAGTGTGCGTGCATGAGTGACCACGCAACGTAGAGGTGTGCGCGCATCGCAACGAGAGCAACGAAGACATTAAGAGCGCAGCTCTGCGTCACCTTCGATCAATCTCGCCATAGTGGTGATAAAAACACGCTGAAGTCGCTGAGCCCTGGGGACCCCCAAAAGTGCACGGTCTATATAAATAtagtatatggtgtatataaaaagATTACAGTTAGCATGCTCAAAAACAATCGCGCTGTGGCCGAGTGGTTTCGGGCCACGCTAGTGAGCAAAGGGTCGTAGGTTCGAACGTACGGTGACGGAACATTTTGTTCTACGTTTTCCTTTGCGTGCTTCTAGTTTATAATTTACAACATCGTATCCATAACAGACACGTCAAGGGATCCATGGTGTTACACGGCATAAAATATTTTCATGTTAAAATAAATTATTTTACGTAGTTGAATACAACGTTAAGCGTCCACATGGGTGTCTTATAGTCGCACTTGGCCTATGGTGTTCTTGTGCTATGGTATTGCCGCGACAacttggccacgttcaagtagcccgccgcaataaTCGTGGCACGAGCACCAGCAAAAATCGGCTGGCATGCGCCCCGCGTTCGTGCGCTcgggcaacgagaaagaggaaTATAGTTGGATCTgcgccactcggctactcggactcgacgaccatagtcgttagactcgtgggcacaagttcgccctaataaagacgcttgttttttttagcctgtctgcctcagcatcgctacagtaTGTTCTTTGGTTTACTCTTGTCACACCGCATGGTGAAATCAATATCAGAGGGCATGTAAAACGAAGCGTGTTGGCAATATTGACAAAACTACGTTGCTACTAATCCGTACTGTAACCCCCTTCCTccccgcaaaaaaaaattatcctctgctttcaaataaaatttaTTCAAGTAATACTCATTCTTATCCACAACACTAAATTATTCTGCACCATGGGTGAGCTTAGAACTCTATGATATTACCTGTATAGACTATAGCTAACTGGGACCGAAATACTCGATTAAGGGCCATTTTTACCTCTAGACATTAACAGAGGGTTGTTAAATTCCAGCTTGCCCTTTGACGCATAAACAGAAATTACCATGATCATGAGCCCCCACACACTTTCTTCGTCCGCTTCTTTCTCTTCTCCATCTTCTGCTCCGCTTGCAGAACACAAGTGCGCGGTCATTTGACCAACGTGCAATGCAATAATTCTGATGAGTGACAGAGTGTGCGAgagaatgagaagaaaaaaaaatgtgaaaaaaggaagaaacaaagGAAGAAACAGACTTCatgtcctatctatctatctaactctctatctatctatctgtctatctatctgtctgtctgtctgtctgtctgtctgtctgtctgtctgtgtctgtatgtgtctgtctgtctgtctgtatgtctgtctgtatgtgtctgtatgtctgtctgtatgtgtctgtatgtgtctgtatgtgtctgtgtctgtatgtgtctgtgtctgtgtctgtatgtgtctgtgtctgtgtcagtatgtgtgtctgtatgtgtgtctgtgtctgtgtctgtctgtctgtctgtctgtctgtaacttCAAGAGAATATCCGACAGGTCCGAGAAATTTTCGTATTGAATGAAGTTGAAGGTAGCACACGTTGAAAACGTAAACAAGGCGTTTACTAATGTTTCAGCCATGGCATGGCCTTCATCAGAGTCACACTctgaatatatatttatatgctaCCAATAAAACATTAAAACAAGTTTTTCTGAAAACTTGGCCGATCGGCTTCTGCAAAATTCGAAGAGAAGCAAATATAAGTCATTCCTTTAGCCGCTGAAATCTGGTGCGATTATTACTGAATGAAGCTGATATTTGCTTAACAAAAGCGTAAAATAGCACCATTTCGACACAAGCGTGTTTTGGTATTTCACTTTATTCTTTGGTGGACACTAATGACGGCCATGCCACGCGGAATTATTAGCCTTAATGACTTTCTCAAAGTGACAAGCTGCTTACCTGTTAATACGCCCAAAGCTGTTCCAAGCAGGATTGTCAGTAGGGCACCAATGAATGAGCTCCAAAAGAACGAGAGTTCATACAGGGGAAATATGTGGGATCTGtagaaaacaacaaaataaagaCGCAATATCAGACCTTTCAATTAGTAGGCTGCAGGTCACAGATGACACTGCCTCAAGATTGACCAAATATGGAAGGCTGAGACCTTTCCTCGGTACCTCTAACAATATGGCAAAATGCAGTGACGTTCTTGTGCactattttttttcatcttttagaTTATCTTTTTCTCGAGTCACGTTTATCACACTAGCTTCCCGTCGTGGTGGCGTTCTGGCTAGGGTTCTTCTGAAGCTCACGGGATTGAATTCCACTCTCGTCGGTGGcgtttcgatgcaggcgaaatttTTGAAATTGATGTACTTAGTTGTAAGGTGTGTTTTTAAAAACCCGAAGCAGTCGAAATTTCGGAGTCCTTCTTGAAGTTCTGTATCGACAAGTGTCATCTATATTAGTGATTCCGTTTGAGTGGCTCCTGTCATCGTGCATTTCCATGCGTGAAATTTTCGAATAGCCATATTTTGGCTATTCGAAAAcctaatataatatatataaacaCCTAATAGAATAATAATAAACAcctaatataatatatataaacaCATACGGGTGTATGtgattttttctatttatttatcatttatttattgccCAACGCACCTGTGTATTCACAAACCACTGCACCACATGTGTCAAAACAAATTTTGAATACGCTACTTGGCTTTGTCTTGTTTTCACACTAGCATCATAATACCTAAGGCGTGGGAGTGGGCTGGCCTTGCTGCCCCTTTTATGTCATTTCAGCATGGTGCCATAAGTAATCATTAAGAATGATGTCTTTTTTTGTACATCCACGTGTctttcttactttatttgttgAACCCGTTCGCCTCATCTACAAACCTGCTTGGCACCACAGTGTGTGGCGGGGCTCCGAGATTTTCAGTCCCGAAACTACTGTTCTTCTCAAGTAGAGGGCACCTATCTAGTGTGCCCACAAACGCTGGCGCTGGTGGCTTGGAGAATAAGCTCTTGCCAACCGCGTGCCACAACTGGAGcaaacagaccaccatgctcgaCCAAGCAGCACCCTGCGAAATTCGTCAATATATAACTATACGAATTTTTATCAATTCATAATAATTATTGTCACAGTTGGTCCGTATCTAACGTAAGGATATGCTTCGATATCATACGTAACCAATACACCCTTCACTTCAACAGAAAAAGTTGATAAAGAATTCTATCAGGCCGGTTGGTATGATGGGACTGACTTGCGCATgtggtttttgttgtttttgccttttattattttttctctttcattccctttacaaactctgacgtttgcaataaacgttaggttgaagttaagcgcttgtgttgtgtgtttcgTTTAAtggttgctgcgcttcctaccaagataaAAAAGTCAATATTGGTCAGTATTATATTTGTAGAAATACATTGTctcaatattgaaaaaaaaagaaaacaggctgTGCGTGCTTCACCAGTTGTGCTCAGAAGGTAGTCAAGAATTTCACGTGTTGCTCGGGCCACCAGTATTACGCCTAAAACAGAATTTACCACTTTCGTtcgcattttttttcaatatacaaGACGTGTGATATTTAATCTTGGGTATTGTTCGGAGAGCACCCATCTACGTTGTGTTCAGAACGTCTCTTATACGAGGCAAGCATACACTCCTCTAAACGAAGACGATAAGCAAGCTAGAATGTGAGGTGTGCGCTATAGTAGTGAGGGTTGTGGTGTCTTCCGCAATGTACTTTGGATATATTCCTAGGTGTAATTATTGTGGACGTCTAATGACAATATAGCACACATAGACGCCTACCAGCGAGGAACACACACATAATACTGCTAAGGGGCCCCCTTGTGTGTGCATGcacgcgtgtttgtgtgtgtgtatgtgtgtgtatgtgtgtgtgtgtgtgtgtgtgcgtgtgtgtgtgtgtgtgtgtgtgcgtgcgtgtgtgtgtgtgtgtgtgtgtgtgtgtgagtgtgtgtgagtgtgtgtgtgtgtgtgtgtgtgtgtgtgtgtgtgtgtgtgtgtttataagcATTCCCGAGGCTAAGGTGGTGCATGTGTGTTTTTAGCTACATGCAATGGAATACTATTGCATAGAGTTGCAGCCACGAAAGTCCACACTACATCATCACGACAGATAGCTTCCCTTTGAGCCATGCTCTCGAGATTCCCGAAAAAgaggctttcctttttttttggttcaTGTCACACTGAGACAAACCGAACTAGACATACCTTTGCATTGACCCAGGGAGAGGATATGGCTAGAAGGATGAGACCGGCGAACGGACCTGAGGCCGATGCGTACAGGGAGAGGAAGAGCTGTGGCagagtaaatatatttatttacggTGCAGTATATTGTATAATCCAGCTGAAAGTCAACATGGCATTTTAAATTGCATACCTGCGTGGCTGTAcccatcaatggaacagcgatGGCAAACAAGGTCATGATGCTTCCACTTGCGAACGCTGGAAAAATTATTATCCCCATACTAATGTAACTGCCAGGCTCACAGCTTCAGCAAATCTACTCGGAATATGATATAGCGTTTTCACAAAGGGAAACGCTGGAACAAAAAGCTGGGACACGTTTTTTGAAAGCGAGGTAAGCTTCACAAACCTCACTAACTATACTCAGAACCCTTACTTGCTTTCATGTAATGACTAGATTTATCATGTTCTGCCAGGCTGCATTAACTTGCGTGATGTTTTGTCACTGAGCGTGAGTGCCTTTCTTCCAAATAGTCCTTGAACAGGATGTCAAGAAGCACTCTTTCGAAACTCCCAGTATAAGCCTCAGCTATAGTGAAGTAGAGTTCACCACAGCCTCAGCTAAGGGGAACGCTGGGGGCGGGTGGTGATATCTTTCCTTTAAAAGCTAAGCTTAAATTCTCCGCGCCGATTGTGTAACCTGGTATGCGCCGAAAAGCAACCGTTACCCTAGCCTCAGTCCCCGAAGGAGACAGTTCACGCAGCCGCCTCAACGAGTTTACCAGGCGGATGCTTGCCGACAACGTGCGACAAACCATCCGTCCAGTTACCGGAGTGCATGAGCAGGGTTTGCGCATCAGTTTCTGAACCTGTAATTGAGACATTATCACACTGTCTGTGATGGGCTGCGGTTCGACACCGCTATATGTACGCCAATCAAATAGCTAATATTCACCAAGATGGCCGCATAAGACCCCTCAGGTCAACCAGCTTCAATTTCTCTTCAGCTTGGCGTGGTCGTGGTAAACTGCTTCGTTTTTTATCCATCTCAGCGTGATCAAAGTGCTTTTCTAATCTAAGACCTGCTTTTTAGAATCACCGTAATCACCCAAGAGTGCCCGAATACGTCTCAGTGGTGCCGGAAAAACAGCGCGAAAGCAAAAGGCTTGTTGGAAGTGAAAGCTTCTCACTTCATCTACCTTCAAGGCGTGTATGAATGTGTTGCGGGTCAGCATTTTTGATTGCTCTCTTATGTTTAGAAACATTCATGCGGCAATTTCAACTGAGAAATAATTCAAAACTTCATTGTGGGTGAACATTAGAGTATTGTCACGgaatcgtgacgtggccaaagacgaAAAACTTCGTgtagggatttaactgtttatttgggcgaacctgtgcccggtaaagggaaagcctaattacagcagcagtcttgcacagatagcagtctcggactgatagcggcgaacgcagcgtcggccttcgatcaacaactcaacaactgacaagcggcaaagcgcgtcggcatttatacccttgccgtcgaatgttctagcgttatcgctggcggtgacgtaggttccagaacaatctgtaccgttcgcacagtgggcgtgatcttatcgaaatgatctactacagtccggaaccttctagaaacctgcaggcacggtttgcgccgagaatcgtgtggtgtttcggaacgataacaaaaacttgtgaaatggaacgtggcatcgcccccctctgaaaaaaggcatcgtcccgatgctttaactaaagatgaaggttcaataataatgcaagaaaatacaatgaataaattacaatataacaataatacaaaaaaaacactgtttcagtttgttaacgtgcatgaaacggcttgaggcgcgcgacatggacgacttcaggtcgcgatgggcgtcgttgagagttcgtgatgccgtcggggacaacctcgtaatcaagtgggccgagacgtcgaaccaccttgtacggtccgaagtagcgtcgcagaagcttttcacttagtccacgtcggcgtatcggcgtccacacccaaacacgttcaccgggctggtattccacgaagcgtcgtcgaaggttgtaacggtggctgtcggtcgtctgttgattcttgatacgaagacgcgcaagttgtcgggcttcttcggcgcgttgaaggtactcgctcacatcgaggttttcttcgtcggtgacgttgggtaacatggcaacgagcgtcgttgccgggctccttccgtagaccagtttgtatggagatatctgcgtcgtctcctgcaccgccgtgttgtatgcgaaggtcacatacggaagaatggtgtcccacgtcttgtgttcgatatcgacgtacattgacagcatgtcggcgatcgtcttgttaagccgctcggtgaggccgttggtctgtgggtggtacgctgtcgtccggcggtggtttgtttggctgtatgccaagatcacttgagttaagtcggcagtgaatgccgttcctctgtcggtgataaggacctccggggcgccgtgacgtaggacgatattttcgacgaagaacttagctacctcggatgcactgccttttggcagggcttttgtctcggcgtagcgggtgaggtagtcggtagctaccacgatccacttgtttccgaaagccgacgtcgggaacggcctcagtaggtccataccaatctgctggaaaggtcggcaaggtggatctattggctgcagaagtcccgctggccttgtcggcggtgtcttgcgtcgctgacagtcccggcatgtcctcacataacgagtgcgtcggtggtaagacgcggccagtggtacctttcttgtatcctcgtgagcgtgcgagaaacaccgaggtgccctgccgtcggatcgtcgtgcagggcctgcagcagttctggtcgcagagctgaaggcaccacaaggaggtacttagcccgaagcggtgaaaagtttttctt from Rhipicephalus microplus isolate Deutch F79 chromosome 7, USDA_Rmic, whole genome shotgun sequence includes these protein-coding regions:
- the LOC119179600 gene encoding sodium-coupled monocarboxylate transporter 1-like, producing MLRGIFLAGLLGATTSTVSSIVNSHAATFYIDVVGLYFKFSEHSAVNVMRLLAFASGSIMTLFAIAVPLMGTATQLFLSLYASASGPFAGLILLAISSPWVNAKGAAWSSMVVCLLQLWHAVGKSLFSKPPAPAFVGTLDRCPLLEKNSSFGTENLGAPPHTVVPSRSHIFPLYELSFFWSSFIGALLTILLGTALGVLTGGVKACGNNVSLTSPLFLNLWRRFKFFANISQVDKESKNGGSTLLHNDEDVGEKTSRVTKMRNSEEEKCIFASGLLTNAGTNELSL